In Deltaproteobacteria bacterium, the sequence GCGTGCGACTACCAGCTCGGCGCGTTCCTCGACAAGCCCGAGTCCGCGGCCGACCCCGCCAGCTCGTGCAACTTCTCGACCGGCGCCGCCTACATGGAGGGCGCCGCCGAGAGCTTCCCCGACGAGTTCGCGTGCGCGGCGATCGTCGGCACCCAGGGCAACCCGGTCGAGCAGCAGCTCGGTGCGCTCACGGCCTCGGTCGACCCCGCCAACAGCGGCGCGGGCGCGTGCAACGAGGGCTTCGTCCGCGACGACGCGCTGCTGGTGTTCCTGCTCATCACCGACGAGGAGGACGACCACACCGACGCGCCGGCGCCCCAGGGCGGCAGCAACGGCGAGCCCGGCGACTGGCACGATCAGCTGGTGGTGGCGAAGAACGGCAAGAGCACCAACGTGGTCGCGCTCGGCCTCATCGGCGGCTCGCCGCGCTTCGCCGACTGCACCGCGCTGTCGGCCGACGGCAAGGGCGCCGAGCAGAGCACGCGGCTGCGCATGTTCTTCGACATGTTCGAGACCCACTTCGAGGGCAGCGTGTGCGCCTCCGGCTACGACGCGTTCTTCGACGACGCGCTCACGAAGGTCGCCGAGGGCTGCATGAACTTCATCCCGTAGTCCGGCCGGGGGCCACCGGCCGGGAGATCCCGCCGGCGGCCGCAACCGCCGATTCCTTGGGGTTTCGGGCCCGGGGTTGCTAGCGTCCCGGACCATGGCCCGCAGTGGACCTCCGTGCTCGTGCGAAGTGGTGGAGCAGCTCGCGACGGGCTCCGCGGTCGCAAGCCTTCTGACGGAGTTCGGACTCGACGGCGCGCGCCTGGCCGAGGCCCGCAGCGCGCTGCACGGCAGCTGCGGCCCGGAATCCGGTGACTGGCGCGCACGCCTGGGCGACGGCGGGCGCGACGATCCCCACGAGCGCCTGCTGGCGATCGTGCGCTCGGCCGACAGCCACGGCTACCGGCTGCTCGAGGCGGTCGGGGTCTCGTGCCCGGCGCTGCGACGGGGTTTGGTCGAGCGGCGCCGGCCGGCGGCTCGGGGCCTCGCCGCGCGGAGCGAACGCGCCGTGCGACGCATCGACCGCAGCGATCGCGCGGACTCGGCCCGGGTGCCGCGACTGCCGTTGACCCCTCGCAACGCCGAGCGACAGCCGCGGGCGACGAGCCCACGCCCACGGGCCTTCGCGCCGGCCGGCCCCAGCGAGCCGAGCGTGCGCACGCCCCGACGTACGCCCGACGACGCACCGCCGGCGCGCCGCGGCGAGCCGGCCGTCCCACCGCCGACCAGCGCGGCCGTGGCGGCCACGCCGATCGCGAGCCCGATGCCCACGGCGATCGCCCCGGCCGCGGTCGCGCGATCGCGACAGCCGCGGCCGCAGCCCCTCGATCCGTCGGCGTTGCCGAAGCTGTGCGGTCGCGACGACGAGCTCGCGCGTCTGCGTGACGCGGCCGCGCGCACCACCGGTCGCACGGTGTTGCTGTGCGGCGCGCCCGGCAGCGGGCGCTCGCTGCTGGCCCGCCACCTCGCGCGCGCCGAGGCGCGCCCCGTGTTCGCGCTCAGTGCCCTCGACTACCTCGACGACGACGACGACGCGCTCGCCGAGGCGTTGGCCGAGGCCGACGATCGCGGCGCGCTGGTGCTGTTCGACGATCTCGACAAGCGCGTGCTCGACAGCGCGCCGAGCTGGCTGCCGCTCTTGGCCCAGGCGTGGACCCGCGATGCGCCGCGGGTGCTGCCGGTGGTGTCCTTCGAGGGGCTCATGCGGCTCACGCAGTGGCTGCCGGGCGTGCTCGAGTCGACCGACGTGATCCGCATCGCGCCGCTGGTCGGGCCCGCGATCGCCGAGGCGGTCGCTGCTGCGACGCCGACGGTGCTCGGCGCCCACGGTGTCACGCTGCCGCCGGAGCTGACGGCCGCCGAGTTCGCGCGGCTGAGCGATCGCTACCTCGGGGGTATTGCCCAGCCAGGCCGCGCGCTCGATCTCTTGGATCTCGCGTGCGCGCGCGCCGGTCGACGCGGCGACGCGGTGGTGCAGCGCACCGCGGTGCTCGAGCTGGTCGCCGAGCGCAGCGGGGTGCCGCGCTCGCGCATCGAGGCCCACTCCGATCAGGACGCGCTCGAGCTCGAGGGCCGCATCGCCGAGCGCGTGGTCGGGCACCGCGAGGCGGTGGTGGCGATCTCCGAGCTGGTCCGTCGCGCGCGCGCGGGCCTGGCCGGCTCGCGGCCGATGCTGACGGCGCTGCTGCTGGGCCCCTCTGGGGTCGGCAAGACCGAGCTGGCCAAGGCGCTGTCGCAGGCGCTGTTCGAGCGCGACGACGCGCTGGTGCGGCTCGACATGAGCGAGTACAGCGAGCCCCACGCGGTCGCGCGCATCGTCGGGGCCCCGCCGGGCTACGTCGGCTTCGAACAGGGCGGCGCGCTCACCGATCCGCTGCTCGCACGGCCGCACGCGGTCGTGCTCCTCGACGAGATCGAGAAGGCCCACCGCGACGTGCACCAGCTGCTCTTGCAGGTGCTCGACGAGGGCCGGCTCACCGATGGTCGCGGGCGCACGATCGACTTCCGCCACGCCGCGATCCTGATGACCTCGAACCTCGGCGCCGATCACCTGCGCCGCGATCGCCACGGCGTCCATCTCGACGCCGACGCGGTGCTCGACGCGGCCCGCGGCGCCTTCCCCATCGAGCTGTGGAACCGCATCGAGGCGCCGCTGGTGATGCAGCCGCTCGGCCACGACGAGCTGCGCCGGATCTGCCGCAAGCTCGCGCGCGCCTCGAGCGATCGCCTCCTGCGCGAGCGCGGCGTCCGCTACGAGCTGTCCGACGACGCCTGCGAGCGGCTCATCGCCAAGGCCGGCGACGACCCGCGCCTGGGCGCCCGACCGCTGCGTCACCTGGTGGCGCGCGAGGTCGATCCGCTGGTGGCCGATCGCGTGCTGCGGGGTCGCGTGCGCGCGGGTGCGCAGCTGGTGGTCGACGTCGACCGCAGCGGCTTCGTGGTGCGCTGACGCGGGCGCGACGAGCCGGGGGCAGCTGCTACTGGAACGCGAACCTGCACGCGCCGAGGTGCGGCAGCGATCCGCAGCTCGGCGCCTGACCCGTCTCGAACTCCGCCACGCAGTGCGTGTCGGGCAGCACCGCGCCGCAGTCGTCGGCGCCGTCGAGATCGCAGTACGGCGAGCAGCAGCCGGCGGCTGCACAGGCCGGGAGCTGCTCCGCCGGCACGCAGCGCAGCCCGATCGCGCACGCGTCGTCGAAGTCGCACGGACCACCGGGTCCGGCGAGCTCATCGGCGTTGGGCATGCACATGAAGCCCTCGGACGATCGACGACAGCCCAAGTCCACCGGACAGTCGGACGCCAGCGGATCGCACATCGTCATGCACAGCGCGAATCCGTTACTGCCGCGGCGACAGGGACTGCAGGCATCGGCGCACCACGGTGCGGCCTCGCTGCCGCGGCACAGCGCGACGCACTCGCTCGGCTCGCCGGCCGCCGCGAAGCACATCGCCCCGCGCTCGCAATCGTCGAAGCCGCCGTA encodes:
- a CDS encoding AAA family ATPase, which encodes MARSGPPCSCEVVEQLATGSAVASLLTEFGLDGARLAEARSALHGSCGPESGDWRARLGDGGRDDPHERLLAIVRSADSHGYRLLEAVGVSCPALRRGLVERRRPAARGLAARSERAVRRIDRSDRADSARVPRLPLTPRNAERQPRATSPRPRAFAPAGPSEPSVRTPRRTPDDAPPARRGEPAVPPPTSAAVAATPIASPMPTAIAPAAVARSRQPRPQPLDPSALPKLCGRDDELARLRDAAARTTGRTVLLCGAPGSGRSLLARHLARAEARPVFALSALDYLDDDDDALAEALAEADDRGALVLFDDLDKRVLDSAPSWLPLLAQAWTRDAPRVLPVVSFEGLMRLTQWLPGVLESTDVIRIAPLVGPAIAEAVAAATPTVLGAHGVTLPPELTAAEFARLSDRYLGGIAQPGRALDLLDLACARAGRRGDAVVQRTAVLELVAERSGVPRSRIEAHSDQDALELEGRIAERVVGHREAVVAISELVRRARAGLAGSRPMLTALLLGPSGVGKTELAKALSQALFERDDALVRLDMSEYSEPHAVARIVGAPPGYVGFEQGGALTDPLLARPHAVVLLDEIEKAHRDVHQLLLQVLDEGRLTDGRGRTIDFRHAAILMTSNLGADHLRRDRHGVHLDADAVLDAARGAFPIELWNRIEAPLVMQPLGHDELRRICRKLARASSDRLLRERGVRYELSDDACERLIAKAGDDPRLGARPLRHLVAREVDPLVADRVLRGRVRAGAQLVVDVDRSGFVVR
- a CDS encoding VWA domain-containing protein, with translation MTTRSPRARLARSLVAATVIAACGGDDPGTNADDSSTTIDGIFSISGQSAEGTTTSDDGSADSSSGEPTQLNCDKIDFVFVIDNSSSMADEQQNLVEAVPGFVDAMRTALPTVKSFRVGVVDTDSYPGLGTLENPVDGCPTEGVDCSACDYQLGAFLDKPESAADPASSCNFSTGAAYMEGAAESFPDEFACAAIVGTQGNPVEQQLGALTASVDPANSGAGACNEGFVRDDALLVFLLITDEEDDHTDAPAPQGGSNGEPGDWHDQLVVAKNGKSTNVVALGLIGGSPRFADCTALSADGKGAEQSTRLRMFFDMFETHFEGSVCASGYDAFFDDALTKVAEGCMNFIP